The Caldicellulosiruptor acetigenus DNA window GATATAATGTTAAAAGAACATGAGGTTTATAAAAACTTGCCTGCCCAAACATCACAGCAAATCTTAAGACTTCTTGATAGAAATTGGAAAGCATTTTTTAGATCTATAGAAGAATGGAATAAAGATAAAAGTAAATTCTTAGGTAGGCCTAAACTGCCAAAGTATAAGAAAAAAGATGGCAGGAGTATAGCTGTATTTACTAATCAACAGTGCAAAATCAAAGATGGATATTTATCTTTTCCCAGAACAGATTTAAAGCTCAAAACAAGGGTGGAAGACAGATTAAAAGAAGTGAGAGTGATTCCAAAAGGAAGTGTTTATGTTGTTGAAATAGTTTATGAAAAAGAAGTAGTTGAAACAAAGAAAGCCTCAAGAAGAATAGCAGGTATAGATTTGGGACTCAATAACTTTGTAACTTTGGTAAATAACATAGGCATAAAGCCTATTGTTATTAATGGCAAAGTTATTAAGTCAATAAATCAATATTACAACAAAAAAAAGGCAGAATTGATGAGTTATGTAGGCAACAGAGGCATTAGCAGAAGAATAGAGAAGCTAACTTTAAAGAGAAACAACAAGATTAAAGATTATATGCACAAAGCAAGCCGTTTTATAGTCAACTGGTGTAGGCAATATGAAATAGATACCCTTGTAATAGGATATAATCCAAACTGGAAGCAGGAAATAGAGTTAGGAAAAGTAAATAATCAAAATTTTGTTGGAGTACCTTTTTATCAGTTTATTAATATGCTCAAGTACAAATGCGAAGAAGAGGGAATTAATCTAATAATTACCGAAGAGAGCTATACAAGTGGATGCAGTTTTTTAGATGGAGAGGAAGTCAGCAAAGAAAATTATGATCCAAGCCGCAGGATAAGAAGAGGGCTATTTAGAAGCAACAGAGGGATATTGATAAATGCTGATATAAACAGCGGATATAACATTATAAAAAAAGTATTCCCCGAAGCGTTTGCGGAGGGGATAGAGGGTGTGGGGTTACACCCAGTTAGGCTGAATATAGCTTAACGAAGAATAGTGTTTAATAAAATTTTGAATAGTTTTTGGTACTTTAAACACTATTCATAACCTCTTTGTTGTATAAAAAAGTACATCCAAAATGGTTGATATTTTCTATAAAATTGGTATTATTGAAAGAGAAATGTGCTATTTTGGAAGTACTACTTTGTTAATAATCTTTCGTCTTAAGAGATTATAGCAGTTAGCCTAAGATTACGAACAAAAGTTTGGTATTGTAGAGTCAGCAGACATCAGCTATAATAACAATGCACCTTATATATGGGCCATTAGCTCAGTAGGCAGAGCACCAGCCTTTTAAGCTGGGTGTCCCGCGTTCGAGTCGCGGATGGCTCACCATCTTCAAAAATATAAGCCCTTGAAAAAAGGGCTTTTTTTGTTTATATTGAAAAAGAAATTAAGCTGTGATAAAGTTTTAATAAAAAAGGAAAGGGAAAGCTATGTAAAAAATGCTTGCAAAAGTTTTGACATCTTCTTACCTTGGCATAAAAGGCTATATTGTTACAGTTGAAACAGACATGTCAAATGGCCTTCCGAGTTTTGATATAGTCGGCCTTCCTGATGTGACTATTAAAGAAGCTAAAGAAAGAATAAGAGTAGCAATAAAGAACAGTGGCTTTGACTTTCCAACCAGAAAAATAATTGTAAATCTTGCGCCTGCAAGTACCAGAAAGGAAGGCTCATCTTTTGACCTGCCTGTAGCTATTTCTGTGTTAAAATCGTCTGAGCAGATAAGCCCTAAAATCAGCCCGCAGGAGATTGCAATAATTGGAGAGCTTTCTCTTGATGGAAGTGTCAAAAGGGTGGATGGGGCTTTACTTATGACAATCGCAGCTTTGGAAAATGGTATCAAAAAGATTATTGTCCCTTATGAGAACAGGGCAGAATGTAGCGTTGTGAGAGGAATTGATGTTTTTCCTGTGAAAACTTTAAAAGAAGCTGTTGAGATTTTGGATGACCCTCAAAGTAGCACACCTTATAAGGTTGAAATAGATAAGATGAATCTTCTTGAATCTTTTACGTATGACGTTGATTTTTCAGAGGTAAAAGGGCAAGAGTATGTCAAAAGAGCAGTTGAGGTAGCAGTGGCAGGAATGCACAACCTTCTTTTAATTGGTCCACCAGGAAGCGGCAAAACCATGATTGCTCAACGCATACCCACAATTTTGCCACAAATGACCTTTGAAGAAAGCCTGGAAGTGACAAAGATTTACAGCTGTGCAGGGCTTTTGAAAGATGGGCAGGCGCTTGTCACTGCAAGACCTTTTAGAAGTCCTCATCACACCTCTTCTTCGATTGCTATAATTGGCGGTGGTAAGGTTCCAAAACCAGGAGAGGTTTCACTTGCACACAATGGAGTTCTGTTTTTGGATGAGTTTCCTGAGTTTGATAAAAAGACTATAGAAGTTCTTCGCCAGCCTCTTGAGGATGGATATGTGACAATTTCGAGAGTCAACGCATCTATTGAATATCCTGCAAGGTTTATGCTTGTTTGTGCCATGAACCCTTGCAAATGTGGTTATTTTTTGTCTGATGAAAGGGAGTGCACGTGTACACCCGCTCAAATAAAGCAGTATCTTAGCAGGATTTCTGGTCCTATTTTGGACAGGATTGATGTTCAGGTTGAAGTAAAGTCTGTAAAGCTTGAAAACTTCAATTCCTCAATTTGCAAAGATTCAGCAGCTATGAGAAAAGAGGTAGAAAGAGCAAGGCAAATTCAGCTTGAAAGGTTCAAAGGGCTTGGCATATTTTATAATTCTCAGATGAAAGGGTCACTTGTAAACAAATTTTGCAAACTTTCAAAGAAAGAAAAGCAGCTTTTAGAAAGAGCGTTTACTACTTTGGGACTGTCACTTAGAGGATATACCAAAATTTTGAAAGTTGCAAGAACAATTGCTGATTTAGAAGGAAGCGAAGAGATAAAGACAGAGCACCTGCAAGAGGCAATCTCTTACAGGCTCTTGGAAAGAAAGCTTATTTAGAGATGGTGGCAGTTTTTCTTTTCCCTGCCACACTTATTAGTTCGGCTATAAAGAAGATTACCAAAAATGTCAAAACTGTTGCACCCCCAGGTGGAATGTCAACATAGTAAGAGGAAGTGAGCCCCACTATTACTGCAATTAGAGAGACTAAAAGTGAAACTATTTGAAGCATTTTGAAGTTTTTTGAAAACCTCATTGCGATTGCTGTGGGAAATACAATCAGGCTTGAGATTAAAAGACCGCCTACAATCTTGATTGAAACAGCAATTATTGTTGCTGAAACAATACTCAGCAAAAAGTCAAGGAGTTTTGTGTTTATTCCTGAGACCTTTGCGCTAACTTCATCAAATGTAGCAAAAATAAGTCTTTTTCTGAACATAGCTATAAAAGTGACTGTTACAAGGCATACTGCAAAGATAATCCATACATCTTCATTTCCAATTGCGACTATGCTTCCGAAAAGAAAGCTCATTAAGTTGCTACTACTTTTTAAAATTCCAAACAGAACTGATGCAAGGCCCAAGGCAGTGATTGAAACAAGTGCAAGAGATATTTCTTCAAACCGTTTAAATTTTGATTTGAAATACTCGAGAACTACAGCAAATCCAACTGTTGAGATAATTGCGCCAATGGTTGGACTAAAATTAAAAAGAAGGGAGGCTGCAACGCCCACAATTGCTGTGTGTGAAAGAGAGTCTCCCATCTGTGAAAACCTCTTTAAAACAAGAAAGTTTCCTGCAAGCGAGGTCATAAGTGCAACCAGCACACCTGCTAAAAAAGCTCTTTGCATAAATTCATATTGAAGCATAATATCACATCCCGTTATTTTATTCTTTTTTAGTATAAGAATGTCTGTGCTCAATTTTCTTGATTTTGTATTTGTACAAACTTTCAAACTTTGAGGGGGAAAAGTCTTTTGCGCTGCAAGCAGTGTAAATCATACCATCCCCCATACAGATAATGGTATCAGCATGCTGAGTTACAGCATACACATCGTGTGTTACCATCAATATTGTGGTTCCTTCTTTCTTTTTCTCCCCAAGAATTTCAAAAAGAAGCTGCTCAGAGAGACTGTCTATCCCGACAGTTGGCTCGTCTAAAAGAAGTATTTGCGGGTCGGATATGAGTGCGCGGGCTAAAAACACTCTTTGTTGCTGTCCGCCAGAAAGCTGGCCTATGAGCCTGTTTTTGAGCTGCTTTATTTGAAGCTTTTCTAAAATGCGTTCGGCTTTTTCAAAGTCTTGCTTTGAAAATCTCTGAAATAATCCCTTTTTTGGCACCAATCCTAAAAGTACAGTTTCAAAAACGCTCAAAGGGAAGCTCTGGTTAAAATTTGTGACCTTTTGAGGAACAAAGGATATTTTCTGCCTATCCTGCGGGGTAAGATTCTGTTTACCAAATATTAGTCTTTTTCCACTTGTAGGGGTGTAAATTCCTGAGATTATATTCAAAAGTGTAGTCTTCCCTGAACCGTTTGGTCCGACTATGGCAGCAAACTCACCTTTTTGAACTTTGAGGTTTATGTCTTTTAGAATTCTTTTCTGGTCAATATAAAAGTTTACATCTATAAGTTCAATCATTCTGGTTTTCTCTCCCGCAACATTTATTTTAAAACCATCTCAAATGCTTTTAAGTTCTTTTCCATAAGGCTGAGTATTGTCTCATTTTTTACTTGAGATGCACTTACAATTCCCATTCCGTAGATGTTCACAATTTTGACGCCAGTGTCTTTTGCGATTGTCTTTACAGCAGGCAAATTTTCATTTGGGTCAACAAGAATGTACTTTATGTTCTTTTCCTTTATAAGCTGAACAATCTCTTTCATTTTTTGAGCCGAGGGCTCTTCTTCTTCATTCACACCGGTAATTGAATACTGCTTGAGGCTGTAGTCTTTTGCTAAGTATCCAAAAGAGGGATGGGCAATTAGAAATTCTTTTCTTTTTGAATTTTTCACAACAGAAGAAAATTCCTTATCAAGCTTATCAAGACTTGCAATCAGCTTTGAAGCATTTTGTTGGTAATAACTTTTGTTTTTTGGATCTAAGCTTGTCAAGGCATACTCAATGTTTCTTGCTATTTTCTTTAAAAGCCTCGGTGATGTCCATATATGAGGGTCACTATCTACAAACTCTATACCTTCAGATGCTCTAAAAATTTTGACCTTTGTGCCCTCAAGAGGTTTTTTAACCCATTCATCAACAAGCCCGAGATATATCACCGCTTTTGCTGATGTAAGCTTGGCAATGTCACGTGAAGATGGTTCAAATGAGTGAATCTCCGCACCGTCCTTTACAAGCTTTTCAACTGTTATCTTCTGTCCTGCTATAAGTTTTGTAATAGAATACAAAGGATAGATGGTAGTGTAGACTGTGCCTTTGGTGGTAGTTAAAACTTCATTTTTGCATCCACTCAAGAAAACTATAATGCTAACAAGCAGAACTATAAATAGTAGCTTTATCCTCTTCATTATTCTTCCCTCCCACAACATTTATCGCATATTCCATACACTTCTAAATTATGTTCTAGAATTTTAAAGTTCATTTTGTTTAGTTCCTCTTCAATTAAATTTATCTTACAGTCTACAATTTCGGCTTTTGTATTGCACTTTATACATACAAAATAGTGATGATGGCTACTTTTCTTTATCTCAAAAAAATGCTTTCTGTTGATAGTAGATTTTACTGCTATACCATTTTGAACAAAAAGTTCAAGGTTTCTGTAAACCGTTGCAAGGTCAATTTTCAAGTTTTGAGCTTCAAGAGCTTGCAGTATCTCATCGGCAGATAAACACTGCTGTGCCTTTTGCAAAACCTTATATATTTCAACTCTCTGCCGCGTGGCTTTTATATTGTGCGAGTTTAGAATTGACTTTACATCTTGATGCTTCATCCTTTCCACCTACTTGCAAATAATTTGCAACAACCTATGTTTAACATTATAGAGTCTGTGGATAAAAAAATCAAGATGTACAAAAAATAAAAAAGACCTCCTTTTAGACATTTTTGCAAGGAGGCCTCTTTGTTGTTTTATTTAGGCACAGTTTTTAAGTAAGAGAGGACAAAAGTCTCAAATCATTCGCAAATATATCTACTTTCGCAAGGTCTTGAATGAGAGCTTTTAAAAATGGGTATTTTTCAAAAACATCCTCTTTTATTGAATAAATTCTTTTTTGCGCATGGTTTCTGGCTTCTATGAGCCCAACATTTTTAAGATAAGCAAGGTGACGAGACACTTTTGGCTGACTTTCCTGAATCAACTGAACAAGACTGCTTACATTTTGTTCGCGGTGGGCCAATATATTTAAAATTCTGAGCCTTGTTGTGTCTGAAAGAGCATACAGTATTTCATTCAGCCTTGTCATTTTTCGCTCCCCTTCGCTCAAGAAGTAATTATGACAAGTATCATTATATCACGTTTTTGAAAAAAAATAAACATATTTATATACACATATGCATATATAACTATTGACACATTGAAAGCTAAAGAGTTATAATTAATGTCAAGCAAGAAAGAAGGGGTGAGAAGTATATGGAACTTCCAAAGAAGATAATAGGTGAAGCTGTGTTAAAGCAGGTAATTAGATATCTTTCGAATAATCCGGAGGAGAACATAGGCAAGATTTTGGACCTTACAGAGAAAATAGTAAGGCGTGAGAGGGACAAGTGGTATATTCAAAACGCAAAGAAATATTTGCTTGACCCGAACAGTTCTTGGCATCACTATGCAATGAGGATTATTAAGGAGACAAATCCAAGAGTGCGAGAGAGGATTCTTATCAATTTCTTCCTGAATGCTGGTTTTATTGGTGTTCCAAAACAGCTTGAGCTTATCAAGAAATATGACATAAATATTCCATATGCAATTTTGATTGACCCGACAGCCGCTTGTAACCTGCATTGCAAAGGATGCTGGGCAGGAGAGTATCACAAGGCTGCAAAACTTGACTATGAAATACTTGACAGAGTTGTAAAAGAGGCTCAGGAGCTTGGAATTTACTTTATAATCTTCTCAGGTGGAGAGCCGCTTCTCAGGAAGGACGATATTCTAAAGCTTTGTGAAAAGTACGAAGACACAGTATTCCTGTCATTTACGAATGCTACTTTGATTGACGATGAGTTCATTGAAAAGGTTGCAAAAGTGGGCAACTTGGCATTTGCAATTAGTATAGACGGATTTGAAAAGTCAACAGACGAAAGACGCGGCCAAGGTGTATTCAAGAAGGTTGTAACTGCAATGGAAAAGCTCAAAGAAGCAGGCGTTGTGTTTGGATTTTCAACAACATATCACAGATACAATGTAGAAGAGGTATCTTCTGATGAATATGTGGACTTCTTGATAGAAAAAGGTGCAAAGTTTGGATGGTACTTTACTTATGTTCCTGTTGGAAAAGATGCAGACATCTCTTACATGGCAACACCAGAGCAAAGAGCTTACATGTACAAGAGAATAGAAGAGATAAGATGGTCAAAACCGATATTTGTGCTTGATTTCTGGAACGATGGTGAGCCTGCTGGTGGGTGCATTGCAGGCGGAAGAAGATACCTTCATATCAACGCAAACGGTGATGTTGAACCTTGCGCATTTATCCATTTTTCAAATGTCAATATAAAAGAATGTTCGCTTTTGGAGGCTTTAAAATCTCCACTGTTTATGGCATACAGAAAGAATATTCCATTTAATGAAAATCATCTACGACCATGTCCTATGATAGACAATCCACTCAAACTCAAAAAGATTGTTGAAGAATCGGGTGCACGTCCAACTCAGATTGGTGGTGAGACAGAGACAGCTGAAGAACTTGCAAACAAACTTATTGAATATTCAGAAGCTTGGGGCAAGGTTGCAGATAAGCTTTGGGAGCAAAGAAAACAAGGTATTCCTCAGAACAAAGTTGATTTATCTGTGATTCAAGAGATCAAAAGTTAAAGTTGGCGAAAGAATTGTAACTTAAAGCAAGCTATTTCCCAAGAAAGGGATGGCTTGCTTTTTTTATTCCTTGATGTTCTGAATGCATTTGTGGCACCTGGGTTTTTGTCATAAAAATGGGTAATATCTTTATTGAAGAACTTCTTTGTGATAATATACGAAAAAGGAATGCTTCCTTGTTTTTTCATTTTCAAAAGATTGGTTTCCTTAGCATGGTATTTAATAATATTTTAATGCAATATGAGCTATTTATAAAGATTAAAAAAACAAAACCGGTGGTGAAGTTTTTTATGAAAAAGATAAGAGATGGTGTTTATACAAACGACTATGCGATATTCTTCATGACAGAAGAAATTTTAAAAGACCTTGACGAAGGGGTACTCCAGCAGGCAAAAAACGCATCCCAGATTCCAAATGTAGAGTTTTTGGGCTACACACCAGATGCACACATAGGCAAAGGGACCTCAATTGGCACAATAATTGTCTGGGACATGTCAAAGGCATGGA harbors:
- a CDS encoding RNA-guided endonuclease InsQ/TnpB family protein, yielding MKIIVRRVQQIQINRNHELWNYCDETCFAAKNLYNYSNYIVRQEFINNGRWIRYRELDIMLKEHEVYKNLPAQTSQQILRLLDRNWKAFFRSIEEWNKDKSKFLGRPKLPKYKKKDGRSIAVFTNQQCKIKDGYLSFPRTDLKLKTRVEDRLKEVRVIPKGSVYVVEIVYEKEVVETKKASRRIAGIDLGLNNFVTLVNNIGIKPIVINGKVIKSINQYYNKKKAELMSYVGNRGISRRIEKLTLKRNNKIKDYMHKASRFIVNWCRQYEIDTLVIGYNPNWKQEIELGKVNNQNFVGVPFYQFINMLKYKCEEEGINLIITEESYTSGCSFLDGEEVSKENYDPSRRIRRGLFRSNRGILINADINSGYNIIKKVFPEAFAEGIEGVGLHPVRLNIA
- a CDS encoding YifB family Mg chelatase-like AAA ATPase; this translates as MLAKVLTSSYLGIKGYIVTVETDMSNGLPSFDIVGLPDVTIKEAKERIRVAIKNSGFDFPTRKIIVNLAPASTRKEGSSFDLPVAISVLKSSEQISPKISPQEIAIIGELSLDGSVKRVDGALLMTIAALENGIKKIIVPYENRAECSVVRGIDVFPVKTLKEAVEILDDPQSSTPYKVEIDKMNLLESFTYDVDFSEVKGQEYVKRAVEVAVAGMHNLLLIGPPGSGKTMIAQRIPTILPQMTFEESLEVTKIYSCAGLLKDGQALVTARPFRSPHHTSSSIAIIGGGKVPKPGEVSLAHNGVLFLDEFPEFDKKTIEVLRQPLEDGYVTISRVNASIEYPARFMLVCAMNPCKCGYFLSDERECTCTPAQIKQYLSRISGPILDRIDVQVEVKSVKLENFNSSICKDSAAMRKEVERARQIQLERFKGLGIFYNSQMKGSLVNKFCKLSKKEKQLLERAFTTLGLSLRGYTKILKVARTIADLEGSEEIKTEHLQEAISYRLLERKLI
- a CDS encoding metal ABC transporter permease; the protein is MLQYEFMQRAFLAGVLVALMTSLAGNFLVLKRFSQMGDSLSHTAIVGVAASLLFNFSPTIGAIISTVGFAVVLEYFKSKFKRFEEISLALVSITALGLASVLFGILKSSSNLMSFLFGSIVAIGNEDVWIIFAVCLVTVTFIAMFRKRLIFATFDEVSAKVSGINTKLLDFLLSIVSATIIAVSIKIVGGLLISSLIVFPTAIAMRFSKNFKMLQIVSLLVSLIAVIVGLTSSYYVDIPPGGATVLTFLVIFFIAELISVAGKRKTATISK
- a CDS encoding metal ABC transporter ATP-binding protein: MIELIDVNFYIDQKRILKDINLKVQKGEFAAIVGPNGSGKTTLLNIISGIYTPTSGKRLIFGKQNLTPQDRQKISFVPQKVTNFNQSFPLSVFETVLLGLVPKKGLFQRFSKQDFEKAERILEKLQIKQLKNRLIGQLSGGQQQRVFLARALISDPQILLLDEPTVGIDSLSEQLLFEILGEKKKEGTTILMVTHDVYAVTQHADTIICMGDGMIYTACSAKDFSPSKFESLYKYKIKKIEHRHSYTKKE
- a CDS encoding metal ABC transporter substrate-binding protein, producing MKRIKLLFIVLLVSIIVFLSGCKNEVLTTTKGTVYTTIYPLYSITKLIAGQKITVEKLVKDGAEIHSFEPSSRDIAKLTSAKAVIYLGLVDEWVKKPLEGTKVKIFRASEGIEFVDSDPHIWTSPRLLKKIARNIEYALTSLDPKNKSYYQQNASKLIASLDKLDKEFSSVVKNSKRKEFLIAHPSFGYLAKDYSLKQYSITGVNEEEEPSAQKMKEIVQLIKEKNIKYILVDPNENLPAVKTIAKDTGVKIVNIYGMGIVSASQVKNETILSLMEKNLKAFEMVLK
- a CDS encoding Fur family transcriptional regulator; amino-acid sequence: MKHQDVKSILNSHNIKATRQRVEIYKVLQKAQQCLSADEILQALEAQNLKIDLATVYRNLELFVQNGIAVKSTINRKHFFEIKKSSHHHYFVCIKCNTKAEIVDCKINLIEEELNKMNFKILEHNLEVYGICDKCCGREE
- a CDS encoding ArsR/SmtB family transcription factor, which translates into the protein MTRLNEILYALSDTTRLRILNILAHREQNVSSLVQLIQESQPKVSRHLAYLKNVGLIEARNHAQKRIYSIKEDVFEKYPFLKALIQDLAKVDIFANDLRLLSSLT
- a CDS encoding radical SAM protein, which translates into the protein MELPKKIIGEAVLKQVIRYLSNNPEENIGKILDLTEKIVRRERDKWYIQNAKKYLLDPNSSWHHYAMRIIKETNPRVRERILINFFLNAGFIGVPKQLELIKKYDINIPYAILIDPTAACNLHCKGCWAGEYHKAAKLDYEILDRVVKEAQELGIYFIIFSGGEPLLRKDDILKLCEKYEDTVFLSFTNATLIDDEFIEKVAKVGNLAFAISIDGFEKSTDERRGQGVFKKVVTAMEKLKEAGVVFGFSTTYHRYNVEEVSSDEYVDFLIEKGAKFGWYFTYVPVGKDADISYMATPEQRAYMYKRIEEIRWSKPIFVLDFWNDGEPAGGCIAGGRRYLHINANGDVEPCAFIHFSNVNIKECSLLEALKSPLFMAYRKNIPFNENHLRPCPMIDNPLKLKKIVEESGARPTQIGGETETAEELANKLIEYSEAWGKVADKLWEQRKQGIPQNKVDLSVIQEIKS
- a CDS encoding glycerol-3-phosphate acyltransferase, giving the protein MKKQGSIPFSYIITKKFFNKDITHFYDKNPGATNAFRTSRNKKSKPSLSWEIACFKLQFFRQL